The proteins below are encoded in one region of Akkermansiaceae bacterium:
- the amt gene encoding ammonium transporter → MRKLLLTTVIGSLGLIGTAYAGDDTSAAIADVKFIIDNLWILISAALVFIMHLGFASVEAGMCQRKNTVNIMFKNVYIVCIGAVGYMLWGFNGMYPGDVGVDWNGIFSLGSPLTNEAAAADLTRFYGSESGEGAYTIWSDFIFQAMFAATAATIVSGAVAERVKLSSFMIFATILVTFLYPVTGSWEWGTGWLDQMDFADFAGSSLVHAFGGFAALAAVIILGPRKGKFTKNGVKPILPSNLPLANIGVFMLFLGWFGFNGGSVLSADAAGVSHVFVTTAMAGFAGGLGAIFFSWILLKKPDLSMALNGMLAGLVSITAGADVISPYEALAAGSIGGVLVVLSVTFFDKIKIDDPVGAISVHGVVGIWGTLCVAIFGGANFGVQLLGTLSISAFAFTSAFIVFYVIKLIMGVRVDEAEEAEGLDVAEHGAPAYNE, encoded by the coding sequence ATGAGAAAACTACTCCTCACTACAGTAATCGGATCACTGGGCCTTATCGGCACAGCCTACGCAGGCGATGACACTTCAGCAGCAATTGCCGATGTGAAATTCATCATTGATAACCTGTGGATCCTCATCTCCGCCGCACTCGTCTTTATCATGCACCTTGGCTTCGCCTCGGTTGAAGCAGGTATGTGCCAGCGCAAAAACACCGTGAACATCATGTTCAAAAACGTCTATATCGTCTGCATCGGTGCCGTCGGCTACATGCTCTGGGGCTTCAACGGCATGTACCCGGGTGACGTCGGCGTCGACTGGAATGGCATCTTCTCCCTGGGATCACCACTCACCAATGAAGCAGCGGCGGCGGACCTCACCCGCTTCTACGGCTCCGAATCCGGTGAGGGTGCCTACACCATCTGGTCGGATTTCATCTTCCAGGCCATGTTTGCCGCCACCGCAGCCACCATCGTCTCGGGTGCGGTTGCCGAGCGTGTCAAACTTTCCTCCTTCATGATCTTCGCCACGATTCTGGTCACCTTCCTTTACCCGGTCACAGGTTCCTGGGAATGGGGCACAGGCTGGCTCGACCAGATGGACTTTGCCGACTTTGCCGGCTCGTCCCTGGTGCACGCCTTCGGTGGTTTCGCCGCCCTCGCCGCCGTGATCATCCTCGGACCACGCAAAGGCAAGTTCACCAAGAATGGCGTCAAGCCGATCCTTCCCTCAAACCTCCCCCTCGCCAACATCGGTGTCTTCATGCTCTTCCTCGGATGGTTTGGATTCAACGGCGGCTCCGTCCTCTCCGCCGATGCGGCCGGTGTCTCCCATGTGTTTGTCACCACCGCCATGGCCGGCTTCGCCGGTGGACTTGGCGCCATCTTCTTCTCATGGATTCTGCTCAAAAAGCCTGACCTCTCCATGGCTCTGAACGGGATGCTTGCCGGTCTCGTCTCCATCACTGCCGGCGCCGATGTGATCTCGCCCTACGAGGCACTGGCCGCTGGCTCCATCGGTGGGGTCCTCGTGGTCCTCTCGGTCACCTTCTTCGACAAGATCAAGATCGACGACCCGGTGGGTGCCATCTCCGTGCACGGTGTGGTCGGCATCTGGGGGACTCTCTGTGTGGCCATCTTCGGAGGAGCCAACTTCGGGGTGCAGCTCCTCGGGACGCTCTCGATCTCGGCCTTCGCCTTCACCAGTGCATTCATCGTCTTCTACGTCATCAAGCTCATCATGGGCGTCCGCGTCGACGAAGCCGAAGAGGCGGAGGGACTCGATGTCGCCGAGCACGGTGCCCCCGCCTACAACGAATAA
- a CDS encoding ammonium transporter, with the protein MKTLKTYLMPLFLLMLGSSYALAGAGEEAPTLDTGDTAWMLTSTVLVLLMCLPGLALFYGGLVRSKNVLSLFVQCFAMAGVMSVLWVVFGYAVAAGSGGCQYFGWDKTFLFLNHIQEETLNGTIPESVWVTFQMTFIIISPAIIVGAFAERMKFSAVLVFTVVWTVLSYLPMWHMAWGGGLFHHWGAIDFAGGNVVHINAGIAGLVACIFVGKRSGYPGPALVPHNVPFVLIGAALLWVGWFGFNAGSAAGAGGSAGMAMLTTQVATAIAVVVWMGLEWVISKKPTAVGAATGAVAGLVAITPAAGSTDVAGALAIGAISSGVCYFAATKLKHALGYDDSLDVFGVHGVGGIVGALLTGVFIREGYDASGGVAQLMVQAKSVMVTIVWSGAAAAIAMMVAKLLCQGLRVEQEVEHGGIDREEHGEEAYNWDA; encoded by the coding sequence ATGAAAACACTTAAAACTTATCTAATGCCCCTGTTCTTACTGATGCTGGGTTCATCGTATGCCCTTGCCGGAGCCGGAGAAGAAGCACCCACCCTCGACACCGGGGACACCGCCTGGATGCTGACCTCGACAGTGCTCGTTCTACTGATGTGCCTGCCTGGCCTGGCCTTGTTCTACGGCGGCCTGGTCAGGTCGAAAAACGTCTTGAGCCTCTTTGTGCAGTGTTTCGCCATGGCCGGTGTGATGTCGGTTTTATGGGTGGTCTTTGGATACGCCGTGGCTGCCGGTAGTGGCGGTTGTCAATATTTCGGCTGGGACAAAACGTTTCTTTTCCTGAACCATATCCAGGAGGAAACCCTGAACGGAACGATCCCGGAGAGTGTCTGGGTGACATTCCAGATGACCTTTATCATTATCAGTCCGGCGATCATTGTCGGGGCCTTTGCCGAGCGGATGAAGTTTTCCGCGGTGTTGGTTTTCACCGTGGTCTGGACCGTGCTCTCCTACTTGCCGATGTGGCACATGGCTTGGGGGGGCGGATTGTTCCACCACTGGGGCGCGATTGATTTCGCCGGAGGCAACGTCGTGCACATTAATGCCGGTATTGCCGGACTGGTCGCCTGTATCTTTGTGGGTAAGCGGTCGGGCTACCCCGGGCCGGCCTTGGTTCCTCACAATGTGCCCTTTGTGTTGATTGGTGCGGCATTATTGTGGGTGGGGTGGTTTGGCTTTAATGCCGGCTCAGCCGCAGGTGCGGGCGGGAGCGCGGGTATGGCGATGCTGACCACCCAGGTGGCTACAGCGATTGCCGTGGTGGTCTGGATGGGACTCGAATGGGTTATTTCCAAGAAACCGACCGCCGTGGGTGCTGCCACGGGTGCGGTTGCCGGACTGGTCGCCATCACCCCGGCGGCTGGCTCCACGGACGTGGCCGGTGCCCTAGCCATTGGTGCCATTTCCAGTGGCGTTTGTTATTTTGCCGCGACCAAGCTGAAACATGCCTTGGGTTATGATGATAGTCTGGACGTGTTTGGAGTCCACGGTGTCGGTGGCATCGTGGGTGCATTGCTTACCGGCGTCTTTATTCGCGAGGGCTATGATGCAAGCGGGGGTGTTGCCCAGTTGATGGTGCAGGCCAAGAGCGTGATGGTAACCATCGTCTGGAGTGGTGCGGCTGCGGCGATTGCCATGATGGTGGCCAAGCTGCTTTGCCAAGGACTGCGCGTGGAACAAGAGGTGGAGCATGGAGGCATCGACCGTGAGGAACACGGGGAGGAAGCCTACAACTGGGATGCGTAA
- a CDS encoding alpha-2-macroglobulin — translation MDTSAQDNVGSLRPKAANLEKNGNYKEALDIYQQLLDTQHGPESGADLNHARSCLQNLNRISEVDALIETSLEKQPTNAALLDQAGSIYSSLPHYGYIVAGKFHRGDHRGGGQYSDCTDRDRIRAIQLYLKAIKHWPAHQEDGKNFDQANLYTRLASAISMARQGNGAWRLQILSELTKLPDHEPGNRWNRGGRDPNGAPVDAEGNALFYQVPDSWDAAKNDGERWRYALNHAVKLNPALKDGYQSNWASFLHSQFGVTTMAHYGWFGSMDMDDQKGILQLHTLTDDETVARLATGVKRFTLPADQNFISIYTDLSQRDEYAADRLIQIYLDRRQHEKAAVLLEKTIGKFARSNSTKNRKKLLHQIVGNWGRLDTSNGSSPAGVEPEVLYTFRNAKSVTLVAHEVDLTGLVDNLWKYMEGNPTKLDYNLTHWGSLGNSLVNESRKKYVGKEVGRRIHTLKPRAHHWDTRESLSVPITKPGAYLVSAKLENGVTTRTVVWLESTAIVKKDVNGGELYYLAEAITGKPIPNARFEFFGFDIQHRKNPGLLKKYDILTKRVTKTSAKDGTLFIKNNELPNNYQWMIRATSEAGTALLGFSHINSHINDGGNLSGRKSFGITDRPVYQPKQKVYGKFWIREARYDLKDVSTFAGKEFTITIRDASGTEVVKDLQLRADAYGGIEYSYDLPEDAKLGSYQVGLRVGNQWYGNHSFRVEEYKKPEYEVAVDAPTDPVSLGEKFNATIKANYYHGAPVTEAKVSVKVLRHRHNDLWFPYGRWDWLYGGGYGWLDVERPWYPGWKSWGCYCPLPFWWHRGGEQPEVVLEQELDISPDGTVKVEVDTALAKAVHGDTDHRYEIIAEVVDASRRTIVGKGSIVAARKPYTVTVWLDRGYAHVGDPVNVSVAARTALGKEVATKGKAVLYRISTDKDDKLAEKEVQSWDINTTDDSDGQLKFQAGSAGQFRLAAKMEDSKGRKIEGAILFTVRGQGEADGGFQYSDIELIPDQRTYANGSTVKLLINTKRPDSTVLLSLRGGMEYRFIHLKGQSTVVDIPVALKDMPNFFVEAATVSDAKVHTAVREIIVPPEKRILNVEVLPSDERFKPRAEGKVKVRITDQHGEPVQGSLALTIYDKSLEYISGGSNVADIKSHFWKWRRHFHGGFDHSLNHHEPTVLKGRAESMLTLGAFGHSLADMEENDGGGGFGNSRSGGLMRKSARALPMAAPAMEMAADAAPEDKSDNQGGDSGDGPAVMIRKDFADLIKWLGAVETDADGVAEVPVTFPDNLTTWKIKTWAMAHGTRVGEGSAEVITSKDLIIRLQAPRFFVEKDEVVLSAVVHNYLKTDQDAKISLELEGGTLTSSSPLEQQQTIKAGGETRIDWRTKVKGAWASRPHTDGSKAIVRMKVITADDSDAMEMTFPVYVHGILKQEAWSRVIEPGKGHTVIDFKVPAERSPDQTRLEVRYSPTIAGSIVDAIPYLVEYPYGCTEQTLNRFVPTVIAQKLIKEMGIDLEDVRNKRANLNPQEIGDDKTRMAQWQRWQRNPVFNENEVNKMTAAGIKKLREMQLSDGGWGWFSGWGEHSYPHTTAVVVHGLLIAKANGAKVDDGMLDLGVTWLKNYEAEETERIRMWEKRKKNTKQYASAMDAFVRLVLAEAKHDNPEMSGYLFRDKNQLSVYAKAMAGMAAHLAKDTEKRDALIRNIEQFLVYDDENQSAHLKLGNGSYWWCWYGSEMEAHAWYLKLLAATNPKSKQARGLVKYLINNRKHATYWNSTRDTAYCIEAIADYMRASGENNPDAEVTVLVDGKEIKTVKITKENLFSYDNKVVIAGDALGTGDHTVELKRKGDGPLYSNAYLTVFTKEDFIKKAGLEVKVDRAYYKLERIEATENTAGTSGQVVGHKVEKYKRIPLKPGDLLVSGDLVEVELHIHSKNDYEYLMFNDWKPAGLEAVDVQSGYTRDGMHAYMEMHHEKTSFFVRQLALGSHSLKYRLRAEIPGSFSALPTMAEAMYAPELKANSDEMKIQVQDKK, via the coding sequence ATGGATACATCAGCCCAGGACAACGTCGGTTCCCTACGTCCCAAAGCCGCCAATCTTGAAAAAAACGGCAATTATAAGGAGGCACTCGATATTTATCAGCAACTTCTCGATACACAACACGGTCCTGAATCAGGCGCGGACCTCAACCATGCCCGCTCCTGTCTGCAAAATTTGAACCGGATCTCAGAGGTCGATGCGCTGATCGAAACGTCTCTCGAAAAACAACCCACCAATGCCGCCCTTCTCGATCAAGCTGGTTCCATCTACTCCAGCCTGCCCCATTATGGCTACATTGTAGCGGGTAAATTCCACCGCGGTGACCATCGCGGCGGTGGCCAGTATTCCGATTGCACCGACCGCGACCGTATCCGTGCCATCCAGCTCTACCTCAAAGCCATCAAACACTGGCCCGCGCATCAAGAGGATGGAAAAAACTTCGATCAAGCAAATCTCTACACCCGTCTGGCCAGTGCCATTTCCATGGCTCGCCAAGGCAACGGCGCATGGCGGCTGCAAATCCTCAGCGAGCTGACAAAGCTCCCGGACCATGAACCCGGCAATCGATGGAACCGTGGTGGCAGGGACCCCAACGGTGCTCCCGTCGATGCCGAAGGCAATGCCCTTTTCTATCAGGTACCCGACTCATGGGACGCCGCCAAAAACGATGGCGAACGCTGGCGCTATGCTCTCAACCATGCCGTCAAACTCAACCCCGCACTCAAAGATGGCTACCAATCGAACTGGGCCAGTTTCCTCCACTCCCAGTTTGGTGTCACCACCATGGCCCATTACGGGTGGTTTGGCAGTATGGATATGGACGATCAAAAAGGTATCCTCCAGCTCCACACACTAACAGATGATGAAACAGTCGCCCGACTCGCCACCGGCGTGAAACGCTTCACCCTGCCCGCAGACCAGAACTTCATCAGCATCTACACTGATCTCAGTCAGCGCGACGAATATGCAGCGGACCGACTCATCCAGATCTACCTCGACCGCCGACAACATGAAAAAGCCGCCGTGCTGCTTGAGAAAACCATCGGGAAATTTGCCAGAAGCAACTCGACCAAAAACCGCAAAAAGCTGCTCCACCAAATCGTCGGAAACTGGGGTCGTCTTGACACCTCTAACGGATCTTCACCCGCAGGCGTGGAACCCGAGGTCCTCTACACCTTCCGTAATGCCAAGAGCGTCACCCTGGTGGCACACGAAGTCGACCTGACTGGTTTGGTCGACAATCTCTGGAAATACATGGAAGGCAACCCCACCAAACTCGACTACAACCTCACCCACTGGGGAAGCCTCGGCAACTCTCTCGTCAATGAATCACGAAAAAAATACGTCGGCAAAGAAGTGGGACGGAGAATCCATACGCTCAAACCCCGCGCCCATCATTGGGATACCCGCGAGTCTCTCAGCGTGCCCATCACCAAGCCGGGTGCCTACCTCGTTTCCGCCAAACTCGAAAATGGCGTGACCACCCGCACGGTTGTCTGGCTCGAATCCACCGCCATCGTAAAAAAAGACGTCAATGGCGGAGAACTCTACTACCTCGCCGAGGCCATCACCGGCAAACCCATACCCAATGCCAGATTCGAATTTTTTGGCTTCGACATCCAGCATCGCAAAAACCCGGGACTACTCAAGAAATACGACATCCTCACCAAACGTGTTACCAAAACATCCGCAAAAGACGGCACGCTTTTCATCAAAAACAATGAGCTTCCCAACAACTACCAATGGATGATCCGTGCCACCTCGGAAGCGGGGACAGCATTGCTCGGATTCAGCCACATCAACTCACATATCAACGACGGAGGAAACCTCAGTGGCCGGAAGTCATTTGGCATCACCGATCGCCCCGTCTATCAGCCGAAACAAAAGGTCTACGGCAAATTCTGGATCCGGGAGGCGCGCTATGACCTCAAGGATGTCTCCACTTTTGCAGGCAAGGAATTCACCATCACCATCCGTGATGCCTCCGGCACCGAGGTCGTTAAGGACCTTCAACTCCGTGCCGATGCCTACGGCGGTATCGAATACAGCTACGATCTCCCCGAAGACGCCAAGCTCGGCAGTTACCAGGTTGGCCTGCGCGTCGGTAACCAATGGTATGGCAACCACTCCTTCCGGGTCGAGGAATACAAAAAACCTGAATACGAGGTCGCGGTCGACGCCCCGACAGATCCTGTTAGCCTCGGGGAAAAATTCAACGCCACCATCAAGGCCAATTATTACCACGGTGCCCCCGTCACCGAGGCCAAGGTCAGCGTCAAGGTGCTGCGCCACCGTCACAATGACCTCTGGTTCCCCTACGGTCGATGGGACTGGCTCTACGGCGGTGGCTACGGCTGGCTCGATGTCGAGCGACCATGGTATCCAGGTTGGAAAAGCTGGGGCTGCTACTGCCCCCTCCCCTTCTGGTGGCACCGTGGCGGTGAGCAACCCGAGGTTGTGTTAGAACAAGAACTCGATATCAGTCCCGACGGCACGGTCAAAGTGGAGGTCGACACCGCGCTCGCCAAGGCGGTCCACGGTGACACCGACCATCGCTACGAAATCATCGCCGAGGTCGTCGATGCATCACGCCGCACCATTGTCGGCAAAGGCAGCATCGTCGCCGCCCGCAAACCCTACACCGTCACCGTCTGGCTGGATCGTGGTTACGCCCACGTTGGAGACCCCGTCAACGTCTCGGTCGCCGCCCGCACCGCCCTCGGTAAAGAGGTAGCCACCAAAGGCAAAGCCGTTCTCTACCGCATCAGCACCGATAAAGACGATAAGCTAGCCGAAAAAGAAGTCCAGAGCTGGGATATCAACACCACGGACGACAGCGATGGTCAGCTTAAATTCCAGGCCGGCAGTGCTGGCCAGTTCCGTCTCGCCGCCAAAATGGAGGACTCCAAAGGCAGGAAAATCGAGGGCGCCATCCTGTTCACCGTCCGAGGCCAGGGTGAAGCAGACGGCGGCTTCCAATACTCCGATATCGAGCTCATCCCCGATCAACGCACCTACGCGAATGGCTCCACCGTCAAGCTGCTCATCAATACCAAGCGGCCTGACAGCACGGTCCTGCTTTCTCTCCGGGGTGGCATGGAATATAGGTTCATCCACCTGAAAGGACAAAGCACCGTAGTGGATATTCCCGTTGCCCTCAAGGACATGCCCAATTTCTTTGTCGAGGCCGCCACCGTCTCCGACGCCAAAGTCCACACCGCCGTGCGGGAAATCATCGTGCCTCCGGAAAAACGTATCCTCAACGTCGAGGTCCTCCCCAGCGATGAACGCTTCAAACCCCGCGCCGAGGGCAAGGTCAAGGTCCGCATCACCGACCAGCATGGCGAGCCCGTGCAAGGCTCGCTCGCCCTCACCATTTATGACAAGTCGCTGGAATACATCTCCGGCGGCAGCAATGTGGCTGATATCAAGTCCCACTTCTGGAAATGGCGGCGTCACTTCCATGGTGGATTCGATCATTCACTCAATCACCACGAGCCAACGGTGCTCAAAGGCCGCGCCGAAAGTATGCTCACCCTGGGTGCCTTTGGGCACTCCCTCGCCGACATGGAAGAGAATGACGGAGGTGGCGGTTTTGGAAATTCCCGCTCCGGTGGCCTGATGAGAAAAAGCGCAAGAGCCCTGCCCATGGCCGCACCCGCCATGGAAATGGCCGCCGATGCAGCTCCAGAAGATAAATCCGACAACCAGGGCGGAGATTCCGGAGATGGCCCGGCAGTGATGATCCGCAAGGACTTTGCCGACCTGATCAAATGGCTCGGCGCGGTCGAAACCGATGCCGATGGTGTCGCGGAAGTCCCCGTCACCTTCCCGGATAACCTGACCACCTGGAAAATCAAAACCTGGGCGATGGCGCACGGCACCCGTGTCGGCGAAGGCTCCGCCGAGGTCATCACCAGCAAGGACCTCATCATCCGACTGCAGGCACCGCGCTTCTTTGTCGAAAAAGACGAGGTCGTGCTCAGCGCCGTTGTCCACAACTACCTCAAGACCGACCAAGACGCCAAGATCAGCCTGGAACTCGAAGGCGGCACCCTAACATCGAGTTCACCTCTTGAGCAGCAGCAAACGATCAAAGCAGGCGGCGAAACCCGCATCGACTGGCGCACCAAGGTCAAGGGAGCGTGGGCGTCCCGCCCGCACACCGATGGCAGCAAAGCCATCGTCCGCATGAAGGTGATTACCGCCGATGACTCCGATGCCATGGAAATGACCTTCCCCGTTTACGTCCACGGCATCCTCAAACAAGAAGCCTGGAGCCGGGTGATCGAGCCTGGAAAAGGGCACACCGTCATCGACTTCAAAGTGCCCGCCGAACGCAGCCCCGACCAGACACGCCTCGAAGTCCGCTATTCCCCGACCATCGCCGGCAGCATCGTCGATGCCATCCCCTACCTCGTCGAATACCCCTACGGCTGCACCGAACAGACGCTCAACCGTTTTGTGCCTACGGTCATCGCGCAGAAGCTGATCAAGGAAATGGGCATCGATCTCGAGGATGTTAGAAACAAACGCGCCAACCTGAATCCGCAGGAAATCGGCGACGACAAAACCCGCATGGCGCAGTGGCAACGCTGGCAGCGCAACCCCGTCTTCAACGAAAATGAGGTCAACAAGATGACCGCCGCAGGTATTAAAAAACTCCGTGAGATGCAACTCTCCGACGGCGGCTGGGGGTGGTTCTCCGGCTGGGGCGAGCACTCCTACCCGCATACCACCGCTGTCGTTGTCCACGGTCTGCTCATCGCCAAGGCCAATGGGGCAAAGGTGGACGACGGCATGCTCGACCTCGGTGTCACCTGGCTGAAAAACTACGAAGCCGAGGAAACCGAACGTATCCGGATGTGGGAGAAACGGAAGAAAAACACCAAGCAATACGCCTCTGCGATGGATGCCTTTGTCCGGCTGGTGCTCGCCGAAGCCAAACACGACAACCCAGAAATGTCAGGTTATCTCTTCCGCGATAAAAACCAGCTCTCGGTCTACGCCAAGGCGATGGCCGGTATGGCGGCCCACCTCGCCAAGGACACCGAAAAACGTGACGCCCTGATCCGTAACATCGAGCAGTTCCTCGTCTACGACGATGAAAACCAGTCCGCCCACCTCAAGCTCGGCAACGGCTCCTACTGGTGGTGCTGGTATGGCTCCGAGATGGAGGCCCACGCGTGGTACCTCAAGCTGCTTGCCGCCACCAATCCCAAGTCAAAACAAGCCCGCGGCCTGGTCAAGTATCTGATCAACAACCGCAAACACGCCACCTACTGGAACTCGACCCGTGACACCGCCTATTGCATCGAGGCGATCGCCGACTACATGCGCGCCTCCGGGGAAAACAATCCCGACGCCGAAGTCACCGTGCTCGTCGACGGCAAGGAGATCAAAACCGTGAAGATCACAAAAGAAAATCTCTTTTCCTACGACAACAAAGTCGTTATCGCAGGCGACGCCCTCGGCACCGGCGACCACACAGTCGAGCTCAAACGCAAAGGTGATGGACCGCTCTACTCCAACGCTTATCTCACGGTGTTTACCAAGGAGGACTTCATCAAGAAGGCCGGACTCGAGGTGAAAGTCGACCGCGCCTACTACAAACTCGAACGCATCGAAGCCACCGAAAACACCGCCGGAACCAGTGGTCAGGTCGTCGGCCATAAAGTGGAAAAGTACAAACGCATCCCACTCAAGCCCGGCGATCTGTTAGTCAGCGGCGACCTCGTTGAAGTCGAGTTGCACATCCATAGTAAAAACGACTACGAATACCTGATGTTCAACGATTGGAAACCGGCCGGTCTCGAAGCCGTCGATGTCCAAAGCGGTTACACACGCGACGGAATGCACGCCTACATGGAAATGCACCACGAGAAGACCTCATTCTTCGTCCGCCAGCTCGCGCTCGGCTCACACAGCCTGAAATACCGACTCCGCGCCGAGATCCCCGGCAGCTTCTCCGCGCTCCCCACCATGGCCGAAGCCATGTACGCGCCCGAACTCAAGGCCAACTCCGACGAGATGAAGATCCAGGTGCAGGACAAGAAATAA
- a CDS encoding sulfatase — MKALLLLVSVLVIFPTAFAAEKPNILWITSEDNDYGWLGCYGNKEAQTPRLDKLAANGLLFSRAYSNAPVCAVARSTILNGAYAVTQGTQHMRSRHPLSSDYTPYPTYLRKLGYYCTNNAKTDYNFLGNDKSLWDDCSGKAHYKNRPEGSPFFAIFNLGVSHESSLFNVSKKKGKTRINPADVTLRPYLPDLPEIRNDVAHYHDIITRLDTQVGKLLDELEKEGLADNTIVFYYGDHGGITPRGKRYLKDSGTHVPMLVHMPQKWQHLCPFKPGQKVDEPVAFVDLAPTLLSLVGLEKPSQMQGRAFLGTKRTEPAKDRMVFLYADRFDEIYGMRRGLTDGRWKYIRRFTPHLPAAPYSYYQFGQAGWRAWQQAWKNGKLKGRSHDIWEANQPVEELFDLKSDPWEVNNLAADPAHAKRLADMRDRLRKTMIETRDTGVIPEPMFAELAPNKPVSNYLSSRSNDLPSIVDLAFAASARDPKHLDLFIRQLGAKDPITRYWAAQGLLILGSQASSAAPQVALLLNDSQSTIRVTAGQFLFNIGKKEQGTAAVLAELNQRNNEYAQQYAMNALTRIGAINQIPDSWITATLNDGKAGSYVQRLAQQLAKQRNLKNPQKKPKRKKDK, encoded by the coding sequence ATGAAAGCACTCCTTCTGCTGGTCTCCGTTCTCGTTATTTTCCCTACTGCCTTCGCGGCAGAAAAACCTAACATCCTCTGGATCACATCCGAAGACAATGACTACGGTTGGTTAGGGTGTTACGGGAATAAGGAGGCGCAAACCCCCCGACTCGACAAGTTGGCGGCGAACGGGCTGCTCTTTAGTCGTGCTTACTCTAACGCCCCTGTCTGCGCAGTTGCCAGATCGACGATTCTCAACGGTGCCTACGCCGTCACCCAGGGAACGCAGCACATGCGCAGTCGACACCCGTTATCATCCGACTACACCCCCTACCCGACCTACCTTCGAAAACTGGGTTACTACTGCACCAACAACGCAAAAACAGACTACAACTTCCTAGGCAATGATAAATCCCTTTGGGACGATTGCTCAGGAAAAGCCCATTACAAAAACCGACCCGAAGGTTCTCCGTTTTTTGCCATATTCAATCTGGGAGTTTCCCATGAAAGCTCGTTGTTTAACGTATCGAAGAAGAAAGGTAAGACCCGGATCAATCCGGCTGATGTCACCCTGCGTCCCTACCTACCCGATCTTCCCGAAATCCGCAACGACGTCGCGCACTATCACGATATCATCACCAGGCTCGACACCCAGGTCGGGAAGCTGCTCGATGAACTCGAAAAAGAAGGTCTCGCTGACAATACCATCGTTTTCTATTACGGCGATCACGGCGGCATCACCCCGCGCGGTAAGCGCTACCTCAAGGACTCCGGCACCCACGTCCCCATGCTCGTTCACATGCCCCAAAAATGGCAGCACCTCTGCCCCTTCAAACCCGGTCAGAAAGTCGATGAACCCGTGGCATTTGTCGATCTCGCCCCCACCCTGCTCTCGCTGGTCGGTCTGGAAAAACCCAGCCAAATGCAGGGACGAGCCTTCCTCGGCACCAAACGGACCGAACCCGCCAAGGACCGGATGGTTTTCCTCTACGCCGACCGCTTTGATGAAATCTACGGCATGCGCCGGGGGCTCACCGATGGCCGGTGGAAATACATCCGCCGTTTCACCCCCCATCTACCAGCTGCCCCCTACAGCTACTATCAGTTTGGCCAGGCGGGATGGAGGGCATGGCAACAAGCATGGAAAAACGGCAAACTGAAGGGCCGGTCTCACGATATCTGGGAAGCTAACCAACCCGTCGAGGAACTCTTCGACCTCAAGTCCGACCCCTGGGAGGTCAATAACCTCGCCGCCGATCCCGCCCATGCCAAACGCCTTGCCGACATGAGGGATCGTTTACGCAAGACAATGATCGAGACCCGCGACACCGGCGTCATTCCTGAACCCATGTTTGCCGAGCTCGCGCCTAACAAACCTGTCTCAAACTATCTAAGCTCCCGGTCGAACGACCTCCCCTCCATCGTGGATCTCGCTTTTGCGGCCTCCGCACGCGACCCGAAACACCTTGACCTCTTCATCCGCCAGCTCGGCGCAAAGGACCCCATCACCCGCTACTGGGCCGCCCAGGGTCTCCTCATCCTCGGCTCTCAAGCATCAAGCGCCGCGCCGCAGGTGGCCCTGCTGCTCAATGACTCCCAGTCGACCATCCGGGTCACCGCCGGACAGTTTCTGTTCAACATCGGTAAAAAAGAGCAGGGCACCGCTGCCGTCCTTGCCGAACTCAATCAACGTAATAACGAATACGCCCAACAATACGCGATGAATGCGCTTACCCGGATCGGTGCCATCAACCAAATCCCCGACAGCTGGATCACTGCCACCTTAAACGACGGGAAGGCCGGGAGTTACGTTCAACGCCTCGCACAACAATTAGCCAAGCAGCGCAATCTCAAGAACCCGCAAAAAAAGCCCAAACGCAAAAAAGACAAGTAA
- a CDS encoding peroxiredoxin: MTSYSLFLLGPVAALAVSCSTKTEVTPPASASLRASVYHPGTLKPVDSSLKVKVGDQAPGFTLPSVAGNKVSLAQFRGKKNVVLSFVPAAFTPVCSKQWPGYNISLDLFKKYDTVLLGITADNIPTLHAWTTQMGGLDFPALSDFWPHGKVASQFGILRSDGTTERALIVIDKRGIIRYIDVHDINKRPPLEDLAAALAKLK, encoded by the coding sequence ATGACATCATATTCCCTTTTTCTCCTTGGTCCGGTAGCCGCCCTCGCCGTTTCATGTTCCACCAAGACCGAGGTCACTCCCCCCGCCTCCGCCAGCCTCCGTGCCAGCGTTTACCACCCCGGCACTCTCAAACCTGTCGATAGTTCGCTCAAGGTCAAGGTAGGCGACCAGGCACCTGGTTTCACCCTCCCCTCAGTTGCTGGCAATAAGGTTTCCCTTGCCCAGTTCCGTGGTAAAAAAAACGTCGTGCTCTCCTTTGTGCCGGCTGCTTTCACCCCGGTATGCTCCAAGCAATGGCCAGGCTACAATATCTCTCTCGACCTGTTTAAGAAATACGATACCGTGCTGCTTGGCATCACCGCCGATAATATCCCGACACTGCACGCGTGGACTACCCAGATGGGAGGACTCGATTTCCCGGCACTGTCGGACTTCTGGCCACACGGCAAAGTGGCTAGCCAATTCGGCATCCTGCGCAGTGATGGCACCACCGAACGCGCTCTGATCGTTATCGATAAACGGGGTATCATCCGTTACATCGACGTTCACGATATCAACAAACGCCCACCTCTCGAAGACCTGGCTGCGGCTTTAGCCAAACTAAAATAG